The following are from one region of the Rosistilla carotiformis genome:
- the hemG gene encoding protoporphyrinogen oxidase yields the protein MQALAPKPTPPPHARVAVIGGGISGLVAAFDLRHRHPDWDVALYEASERVGGVIQTVRQDGFLLEFGADSFSVQPPGAIQLCRDLGIEDRLVDPLEANRRAFILRAGKLVPVPEGFALLRPTDLKKLLASPLLSIPGRLRLVAEAFVKGKADDADESLQSFALRRFGREAFDRLIQPLVAGIYTADASKLSMQATMPQFVALEAEHGGMVRATRALQKQSKDDAARSASGARYAQFRSLPGGMGELFDTLVDRIGDGNIRRGERIASLCRNGNQWTLQSGQGEAASYDAVIVALPGPAASKLLRPLAAAVADDLAEIPYASSALVLLGVGKDQVAHPLDGFGMVVPAIEQREIIAASFLNRKFADRAPDDMHLIRVFIGGAMQGHLLDRSDEGLIETARRELGDMIGLRGPAKIERVVRWNAAMPQYHVGHCDRRDRIQREISGLPGLELAGNALEGVGIAHCIRTSRTAVDRIVDQVADQARGTSPL from the coding sequence TTGCAGGCGTTAGCACCTAAACCGACACCTCCCCCGCATGCCCGCGTTGCGGTCATCGGGGGCGGGATCAGTGGCCTCGTTGCCGCTTTCGATTTGCGGCATCGACATCCCGACTGGGATGTCGCGCTGTACGAAGCGAGCGAGCGTGTCGGTGGCGTCATCCAAACGGTTCGCCAGGATGGCTTCTTGTTGGAGTTTGGGGCCGACAGTTTTTCAGTCCAGCCCCCCGGCGCGATCCAATTGTGTCGCGACTTGGGAATCGAGGATCGGTTGGTCGATCCGTTGGAAGCAAATCGGCGAGCGTTTATCCTCCGCGCCGGCAAACTGGTGCCTGTCCCCGAGGGCTTCGCGCTGCTGCGACCGACCGATCTTAAGAAGCTGCTGGCGTCGCCGCTGTTGTCGATTCCTGGTCGCTTGCGATTGGTGGCCGAGGCATTTGTCAAAGGGAAAGCGGACGATGCCGATGAGAGCCTGCAGAGCTTTGCGTTACGACGTTTCGGCCGCGAAGCGTTCGATCGTTTGATTCAACCTCTGGTTGCGGGGATCTATACCGCCGATGCCAGCAAGTTGAGCATGCAGGCGACGATGCCGCAGTTTGTCGCCTTGGAAGCCGAGCATGGCGGGATGGTCCGCGCGACGCGGGCACTGCAAAAACAAAGCAAAGACGATGCGGCCCGTTCGGCCAGTGGAGCCCGTTACGCTCAGTTTCGTAGCCTGCCCGGTGGGATGGGAGAACTGTTCGACACGTTGGTCGATCGGATCGGCGATGGCAATATTCGCCGAGGGGAACGGATCGCGTCGCTGTGTCGCAACGGGAACCAGTGGACACTGCAATCGGGGCAAGGGGAAGCCGCTTCCTATGATGCGGTGATCGTCGCCCTGCCCGGCCCTGCCGCATCGAAGTTACTGCGACCGCTGGCAGCGGCCGTTGCCGATGATCTGGCCGAGATACCGTATGCAAGTTCCGCGCTGGTGCTGTTGGGTGTTGGTAAGGACCAGGTCGCGCATCCACTGGACGGTTTCGGGATGGTCGTGCCCGCGATCGAGCAACGGGAGATCATTGCCGCCAGTTTCTTGAATCGCAAATTCGCCGACCGCGCTCCCGACGACATGCATCTGATTCGCGTCTTTATCGGCGGAGCGATGCAAGGGCACCTGCTGGATCGCAGCGACGAAGGGTTGATCGAAACCGCACGCCGCGAACTGGGGGACATGATCGGATTGCGGGGGCCGGCGAAAATCGAGCGCGTCGTGCGCTGGAACGCCGCAATGCCACAGTACCATGTCGGCCATTGTGATCGCCGCGATCGGATCCAACGCGAGATCTCCGGCCTGCCGGGACTGGAGCTGGCGGGCAACGCGCTCGAGGGTGTGGGAATCGCCCATTGCATTCGAACCTCCCGGACTGCCGTCGACAGAATCGTCGATCAGGTGGCAGATCAAGCCCGTGGCACTTCCCCGCTTTAG
- a CDS encoding glycosyltransferase family 61 protein produces MDIVKHKRKLIHRGKYVFAPAGWLPVRRGAKKPQRLDASRDLLAEYPDRMRLLWHDPSEGGSVIEIAGGWCYGRRCDWIGIDDRTLADLHGDGSQLIPEMPPSGPLNPRYYRHRLTTSRRFPKPVQVDGDVVILNSPGSHYYHHWLRETLPRLELVLQADAYVIDNYKSFQWQSLQLLGIPAEKIIEPHQGLRLQANRLIVPSIATAGSRRRLGIHLQSQTDNSLAALHSKPSQRVYVSRRIACKRLYTLA; encoded by the coding sequence ATGGATATTGTCAAACATAAGCGCAAGCTGATTCATCGCGGCAAATATGTGTTTGCGCCAGCGGGTTGGCTGCCCGTTCGTCGAGGCGCCAAAAAACCACAGCGGCTCGATGCGTCGCGTGATTTGCTAGCGGAATATCCTGACCGGATGCGGTTGCTATGGCACGATCCGTCCGAGGGAGGCTCCGTAATTGAGATTGCTGGGGGATGGTGTTACGGTCGGCGCTGCGACTGGATCGGAATCGACGATCGTACGCTGGCAGATCTGCACGGCGATGGCAGTCAGCTAATCCCTGAGATGCCTCCCAGCGGGCCGCTTAATCCACGTTACTACCGTCATCGGTTAACGACCTCGCGCCGTTTCCCGAAGCCTGTGCAAGTCGATGGCGATGTCGTCATTCTCAACTCGCCTGGATCGCATTACTATCATCACTGGCTGCGTGAAACGCTGCCGCGTCTGGAGTTGGTCCTCCAAGCGGACGCCTACGTGATCGATAACTACAAGTCGTTCCAGTGGCAATCGCTGCAGTTGTTGGGCATTCCAGCGGAAAAGATCATTGAGCCTCATCAGGGCTTGAGGCTTCAAGCCAATCGTTTGATCGTGCCATCCATTGCAACCGCGGGCTCGCGACGTCGCCTCGGAATTCACTTGCAAAGTCAAACCGACAACAGTTTGGCAGCACTACATTCCAAGCCGAGTCAGCGTGTCTATGTCAGCCGTCGAATTGCCTGCAAACGTTTATATACGTTGGCTTAA
- a CDS encoding DUF1796 family putative cysteine peptidase, producing MNRTRNQVVVSLGGGCDVALILRHFYLRQVSLPFDWLWNLHDGLRAVTSIIENDFLEVRSRDAYIRSPHFRWPNQEVVVFRNYPNKAHVHGNPLEDSHAKETLNRRIDRLTRILTDPQREIVFVYYRRFDEGPELLCESTVGDRTQKLIDESLEFMEMMDRKYAHPKIRLISVFSTDEPFLSMPSVVHQFAKNAKRCAVPTIDFEWLIARPENNRRAGRQWKNQWRNLLLRQGVMSRVDLAKSIPLSTGRRIQQMLPRKFRNIASLI from the coding sequence GTGAACAGAACGCGAAATCAGGTTGTGGTTTCCCTCGGAGGCGGATGCGATGTCGCTTTGATCCTTCGTCACTTTTATCTACGGCAAGTAAGTCTTCCATTTGATTGGTTGTGGAACTTACACGATGGGCTTCGGGCAGTAACTTCTATTATTGAAAATGACTTCCTTGAGGTTCGCAGTCGCGATGCATATATCCGATCACCTCACTTTCGCTGGCCCAACCAAGAAGTCGTTGTCTTTCGGAACTATCCAAACAAAGCGCACGTGCACGGCAATCCGTTGGAAGATTCACACGCAAAGGAGACCTTGAACCGAAGGATCGATCGGTTAACCAGAATCCTAACGGACCCGCAACGAGAAATCGTATTTGTTTACTATCGTCGTTTCGATGAAGGCCCCGAGTTGCTTTGCGAATCTACGGTGGGAGACAGGACGCAAAAGTTGATAGACGAGTCTCTGGAGTTTATGGAGATGATGGATCGCAAGTACGCCCATCCCAAAATACGACTAATCAGCGTTTTTTCGACGGATGAGCCTTTTTTAAGCATGCCGTCGGTTGTTCACCAATTTGCAAAAAATGCGAAACGCTGCGCTGTGCCCACAATTGATTTCGAATGGTTGATTGCACGCCCCGAAAACAATCGAAGAGCAGGTCGGCAATGGAAAAACCAGTGGAGGAATTTGCTGCTAAGGCAGGGGGTGATGAGTCGTGTTGATTTGGCGAAATCCATCCCGTTGTCGACGGGCCGTCGCATTCAACAAATGCTTCCACGCAAGTTCAGAAATATAGCAAGCCTAATCTAA
- a CDS encoding ATPase, T2SS/T4P/T4SS family has translation MAKQQEELQLWQTVAPCEFKGIHEDSGLAQGLLISARQSPGFPVLGGQLGHAIANRATHLMLDYNAQMVNMRYQIDGMWEQLPPLPRDAGDAMLVAAKTLCRMNPADRKNAQQGKTLAIMGRDKYNVKIQSQGVPTGERVMLTLDKKDIPFKTLDDLGMRDKMQVQLKEALNDKGHMVLISAPKGGGLTTSWTIALEAADKFISDFQAIEPKGSSEPDIINVSPNYFGPGAKNDTARDAVRALSLREPDVFVMPELYDDETIKLLHGQTKIEKQVISRIVASDAVEACARLVHNHRAVAKEIVEMLSHVTNVRLARRLCETCRQGFAPPPQLLQKLGIPQGRVAMMYQPFVPPPIEQQVDEKGNPAPIPPCPKCANRGYFGRFGIYELLTVGPKLKDALLKTGDVNKLRQVAKAEGHRNLQDEGIMAVARGITSLEEMRRIFSSGGK, from the coding sequence ATGGCCAAGCAACAAGAAGAATTACAACTTTGGCAGACCGTTGCCCCTTGTGAATTCAAAGGTATTCATGAGGATTCGGGGCTGGCCCAGGGCTTGCTGATCTCCGCGCGTCAGTCGCCTGGATTTCCCGTTTTGGGAGGTCAGCTGGGGCACGCGATCGCCAACCGTGCGACACATCTGATGCTCGATTACAACGCGCAGATGGTCAACATGCGTTATCAGATTGACGGTATGTGGGAACAATTGCCGCCGCTGCCTCGCGACGCAGGGGATGCGATGCTGGTCGCGGCGAAAACGTTGTGTCGGATGAATCCCGCCGATCGGAAGAACGCTCAGCAGGGAAAAACGCTGGCGATCATGGGACGCGACAAATACAACGTCAAGATCCAGAGCCAAGGGGTGCCCACGGGGGAGCGAGTGATGCTGACGCTCGACAAAAAGGACATCCCCTTCAAGACGCTCGATGATCTGGGGATGCGTGACAAAATGCAGGTCCAGCTGAAAGAGGCGCTCAACGACAAGGGGCACATGGTTCTCATCAGTGCTCCCAAAGGGGGCGGTCTGACGACGTCATGGACGATCGCATTGGAAGCTGCGGACAAATTCATCAGCGATTTTCAGGCGATCGAGCCCAAGGGGAGCAGTGAGCCCGATATCATCAACGTCAGCCCGAATTATTTCGGTCCGGGGGCCAAGAACGATACCGCTCGGGATGCCGTCAGGGCGCTTTCGCTGCGTGAGCCTGATGTTTTTGTGATGCCCGAGCTTTACGACGACGAAACGATCAAGCTATTGCATGGGCAGACGAAGATCGAAAAGCAGGTGATCTCGCGGATCGTGGCGAGCGATGCCGTCGAGGCATGCGCGCGTCTGGTCCACAATCATCGCGCCGTAGCCAAAGAGATCGTTGAAATGTTATCGCATGTCACCAACGTGCGGCTAGCGCGTCGGTTGTGCGAAACCTGCCGTCAGGGCTTCGCGCCGCCCCCCCAGTTGCTGCAGAAGTTGGGGATCCCGCAAGGTCGCGTGGCGATGATGTATCAGCCGTTTGTGCCACCGCCGATCGAGCAGCAGGTCGACGAAAAGGGGAACCCGGCGCCGATTCCGCCCTGCCCCAAGTGTGCGAATCGCGGCTATTTCGGCCGTTTTGGGATTTATGAACTGCTGACGGTTGGTCCAAAGCTGAAGGATGCCCTGCTGAAAACCGGCGACGTGAACAAGTTGCGTCAGGTGGCGAAGGCCGAGGGGCATCGCAATCTACAGGACGAGGGGATCATGGCTGTCGCACGCGGTATTACGAGCCTCGAAGAGATGCGGCGTATTTTTAGCAGTGGCGGCAAATAA
- a CDS encoding alpha/beta hydrolase family protein translates to MKRFLAFLLIPFIHHSVLTAQPRQDEDVAQALAAMVASAKQAPEMRWVDQSGPVHSLLYAGEDYRGKPTEVFAFYASPTTLGEAAADAKYPAVVLIHGGGGTAFAEWVWLWAKRGYVAIAMDLGGSRPSDPQFNPQTGVPIANQGYPANTRTRLENGGPNQGHSEKFDSIGGEASDDWPFHAAASVLRAHSLIRSFEDVDPERTAVTGISWGGYTTCLAASLDDRFKAAVPVYGCGFLHEGESVQKPSIDRLGDRRDDWVAVYDPGSQLRHCRVPILFVNGTNDIHYPLDSYQKSFDVVPGTKQMRIEVKMGHSHPAGWKPQEIGQFIDSYCRDGKALPVPGTPQIDGDVVTLQYASEVPPKSANLHYTTDSGPRAKRDWQTVPAKIDGQTITAPKPPADANTWFLALTDTRDAMVTTAVQFKD, encoded by the coding sequence ATGAAACGCTTCCTCGCCTTCCTGCTCATTCCCTTCATCCACCACTCCGTACTCACCGCCCAACCGAGGCAAGACGAGGACGTCGCCCAAGCCTTGGCAGCGATGGTCGCTTCGGCGAAACAGGCGCCCGAGATGCGGTGGGTCGACCAATCAGGCCCCGTTCACTCGTTGCTCTACGCGGGCGAAGACTATCGCGGCAAACCGACCGAGGTTTTCGCCTTCTACGCCTCGCCAACCACTCTTGGCGAAGCAGCGGCCGATGCCAAATACCCAGCCGTCGTGTTGATTCATGGCGGTGGCGGGACCGCGTTCGCCGAATGGGTTTGGTTGTGGGCCAAGCGAGGTTATGTAGCGATCGCGATGGATCTTGGCGGATCGCGCCCCAGCGATCCCCAGTTCAATCCACAGACGGGAGTTCCGATCGCCAATCAGGGATATCCCGCCAACACACGAACTCGACTGGAAAACGGCGGCCCCAACCAGGGACACTCCGAAAAATTTGATTCGATCGGCGGCGAGGCCTCCGACGACTGGCCTTTCCACGCCGCAGCCTCGGTCTTGCGAGCGCATTCGTTGATCCGTTCGTTTGAAGACGTCGATCCCGAACGAACCGCAGTGACCGGGATCAGCTGGGGTGGCTATACGACCTGCCTAGCTGCTTCGCTGGACGACCGCTTCAAAGCGGCAGTCCCTGTCTACGGCTGCGGTTTCTTGCACGAAGGGGAATCGGTTCAGAAGCCGTCGATCGATCGCTTGGGGGATCGCCGCGACGACTGGGTCGCGGTCTATGATCCCGGCAGCCAGCTGCGCCACTGCCGCGTCCCGATCCTGTTCGTCAACGGCACCAACGACATCCACTATCCGCTGGACAGCTACCAAAAGAGCTTCGACGTCGTTCCTGGGACCAAGCAAATGCGGATCGAAGTCAAAATGGGACACAGCCATCCGGCCGGCTGGAAGCCTCAGGAGATCGGCCAGTTCATCGATTCGTATTGCCGTGACGGAAAGGCATTGCCCGTGCCAGGAACTCCGCAGATCGATGGCGATGTCGTCACGTTGCAATACGCCAGCGAGGTGCCACCGAAATCAGCCAACCTGCACTACACCACCGACAGCGGCCCGCGAGCGAAACGCGACTGGCAGACGGTTCCCGCCAAGATCGATGGCCAGACGATCACCGCTCCCAAACCACCGGCCGATGCAAACACATGGTTCCTCGCGTTAACCGACACTCGCGACGCGATGGTAACAACCGCCGTGCAGTTCAAAGATTAG
- a CDS encoding NTP/NDP exchange transporter produces the protein MMGFIRQWQTQWTAMSTDQRRRAAWAFAWFFCILLAYFVIRPVRETMGIQGGTKQLPWLFLGTFTTMLIAVPIYSFVVARCQRKRLVPIVYRFFALNLLLFWLAMHVESAEVHVWVARCFFIWTSVFSLFNTSVFWSVLADLYDSRQAKRVFGMIAVGGTLGAIVGSLLTSLLSTILGVQNLLWLPIVLLEVGVFCAGRMMKAEPPAVDVHDSDGVAESESSADAKSSDDEPAPGGGIFEGITHVARSPYLAMICLFLLLGQLTGTHFYLVQAELVKEFIPERDAQTALFGKLNLFTQLLTLGLQAGVVGLVLRRMGVAAALVLLPIVCLLALIGLGLFPSIAVLAISDVLRRGVVYGVTVPSREVLFTVVDRADKYKSKSFIDTVVVRGGDAISGQAFAFIRQWHLGLAAMNALMIPVVIAWGILAIYLGCQQTRRAAAGECESKAKADGVASIENV, from the coding sequence ATGATGGGCTTCATTCGCCAATGGCAAACGCAGTGGACTGCGATGTCGACCGACCAGCGGCGGCGGGCGGCTTGGGCATTCGCTTGGTTCTTCTGCATTCTGTTGGCCTACTTTGTGATCCGCCCGGTCCGCGAGACGATGGGGATTCAGGGAGGCACGAAACAGTTGCCGTGGCTTTTCCTGGGCACTTTCACAACGATGCTGATCGCCGTGCCGATCTATTCATTTGTTGTGGCTCGCTGCCAACGCAAACGTTTGGTGCCGATCGTCTACCGATTCTTTGCCCTCAACCTGCTGCTGTTCTGGTTGGCGATGCACGTCGAAAGTGCCGAGGTCCACGTTTGGGTCGCGCGATGTTTCTTCATCTGGACCAGCGTCTTCAGCCTGTTTAACACATCGGTCTTCTGGAGCGTGCTGGCCGATCTCTATGACAGCCGCCAAGCCAAACGCGTCTTTGGAATGATCGCTGTCGGAGGCACTTTGGGAGCGATCGTCGGTTCGCTGTTGACCTCGCTGCTGTCGACGATCCTGGGCGTGCAGAACCTGCTGTGGCTGCCGATCGTGCTGTTGGAAGTTGGCGTCTTTTGCGCTGGCCGGATGATGAAAGCCGAACCACCCGCAGTCGACGTTCACGATTCCGACGGGGTTGCTGAATCGGAGTCGTCGGCTGACGCAAAGTCTTCCGACGACGAACCGGCACCGGGCGGAGGGATCTTCGAAGGGATCACGCACGTCGCCCGTTCGCCTTACCTGGCGATGATCTGTCTGTTCCTGTTGCTGGGCCAATTGACCGGCACGCATTTTTATCTGGTGCAAGCGGAACTTGTGAAAGAGTTTATCCCCGAACGCGACGCGCAGACCGCTTTGTTTGGCAAACTGAATCTGTTTACTCAGCTGCTGACGCTGGGATTACAAGCCGGTGTGGTCGGGCTCGTGTTGCGACGGATGGGAGTCGCGGCGGCGCTAGTGCTGCTGCCGATCGTCTGCTTGCTGGCGTTGATCGGGCTGGGGCTGTTTCCATCGATCGCCGTTCTGGCGATCAGCGACGTCCTCCGCCGCGGGGTCGTCTACGGCGTGACGGTTCCATCGCGAGAGGTCTTGTTTACAGTGGTCGATCGCGCCGACAAATACAAATCGAAAAGCTTCATCGACACCGTCGTGGTCCGCGGCGGAGATGCGATCAGCGGCCAAGCGTTTGCTTTCATCCGCCAGTGGCATCTTGGACTGGCTGCAATGAACGCGTTGATGATCCCCGTCGTGATCGCTTGGGGAATCTTGGCGATCTACCTGGGATGCCAACAAACCCGCCGCGCGGCGGCAGGGGAATGCGAGTCGAAAGCCAAAGCCGATGGTGTTGCGTCGATTGAGAACGTTTGA
- the gyrA gene encoding DNA gyrase subunit A yields the protein MPIGGDSGGHGALRMVDLPIEDELRESYLTYAMSVIVSRALPDVRDGLKPSQRRILVAMNDLNLGPQSRRVKCAKISGDTSGNYHPHGESVIYPTLVRMAQEWNMRHLLIDKQGNFGSIAGLPAAAMRYTEARLSAVAAMMLDDLKLDTVDYVPTYDEARTEPTVLPGRFPNLLVNGSNGIAVGMATSIPPHNLNEVCQAIVRLVEEPDVSIEELMDIVKGPDFPTGGIICGRGGIRRGYYTGRSTVVVRARCRIETEKKRNRIVVNEIPFQQARDRVVEKIAALVTGDRIKGISGIRDESDLKEPVRLVIDLKRDADPDVVLNQLYQYSPLQDTFSIILLALVDGKPRELNLKEILQEFVRHRVTVIRRRTQFLLARARRRKHSVEGLLLALADIDQIIRIIRNSRTQPEAKIGLMGVECPASLMARALGDTGFSQFQQERGVSDTYSLTSVQADEILRMRLGQLVNLEQEKLGDEHAQLLIEISGYLEILADQQLIFDMIKEDMQEIMRRFGDARRTEISGEELGNIDLEDLIREETMVVTITHRGYIKRVASSTYRAQRRGGKGLKGAATEEEDPIEHLFVASTHAYLLFLTTKGKVYWQKVYDLPNLSRESRGRAIVNLLQLAEDEKIAACLPVRDFNLPGHFVLMATQGGLVKKTPLENYSRPKRGGIIAIKLREGDELVKAVIIKPEDEVVLSTAKGMAIRFSESDARPMGRNTSGVKGISLGKDDHLVGLVVADPNATLLTICERGYGKRTPFGPNGDTDPAEDETSSSAKYRVQNRGGKGVRDIKTTDRNGQVIGSLRVDGDEEILMMTARGKIQRVAAEEINVIGRNTQGVRIMNLGDGDSLAAIVRVPKEEVSEEEEAAAAAPVTPVDVSQASAVEGDDLADSDDVEQDASEGDEAADDNASPDNEDAAE from the coding sequence ATTCCCATCGGCGGCGACAGTGGCGGCCATGGCGCGCTGCGGATGGTCGACCTGCCGATCGAAGACGAATTGCGAGAAAGCTATCTGACGTACGCAATGAGCGTGATCGTCAGCCGCGCGTTGCCCGACGTTCGCGACGGCCTGAAGCCGAGCCAACGCCGGATTCTGGTCGCCATGAACGACTTAAATCTGGGCCCTCAGTCGCGGCGGGTCAAGTGCGCGAAGATCTCCGGTGACACGTCGGGTAACTACCACCCGCACGGTGAAAGCGTGATCTATCCGACATTGGTTCGGATGGCGCAAGAATGGAACATGCGGCACCTGTTGATCGATAAGCAGGGGAACTTTGGGTCGATCGCCGGTCTCCCCGCGGCGGCCATGCGGTACACGGAAGCTCGTTTGAGCGCCGTCGCGGCGATGATGCTGGACGATCTGAAGCTGGACACCGTCGATTACGTCCCCACGTACGATGAAGCGCGGACCGAGCCGACCGTCTTGCCTGGCCGGTTCCCGAATCTGTTGGTCAATGGATCCAATGGTATCGCCGTGGGTATGGCGACCAGCATCCCACCGCACAATTTGAACGAGGTCTGCCAGGCGATCGTGCGATTGGTCGAGGAGCCCGATGTATCGATCGAAGAATTGATGGACATCGTCAAGGGCCCCGATTTCCCCACCGGCGGGATCATTTGCGGGCGGGGCGGGATTCGCCGTGGTTATTACACCGGCCGCAGCACGGTTGTTGTTCGTGCCCGCTGTCGCATCGAAACGGAAAAGAAACGCAACCGGATCGTCGTCAACGAGATCCCGTTCCAGCAGGCACGCGATCGCGTGGTCGAAAAAATCGCTGCGTTGGTCACCGGCGATCGGATCAAGGGAATTTCGGGCATTCGCGACGAAAGCGATCTGAAAGAGCCCGTGCGGTTGGTGATCGATCTCAAACGCGATGCCGATCCCGACGTGGTGCTGAACCAGTTGTATCAGTACTCGCCACTGCAAGACACGTTCTCGATCATCTTGTTGGCGCTGGTCGATGGCAAGCCGCGGGAACTGAATCTGAAAGAGATCCTGCAGGAATTTGTCCGCCACCGGGTGACGGTGATCCGTCGCCGAACTCAGTTCTTGTTGGCGCGTGCGCGCCGTCGCAAGCACTCGGTCGAAGGTCTGTTGTTGGCATTGGCCGACATCGATCAGATCATTCGAATCATCCGCAACAGCCGAACGCAGCCCGAAGCGAAAATCGGTCTGATGGGAGTCGAGTGTCCCGCGTCGCTGATGGCCCGCGCTCTGGGAGACACCGGATTTAGCCAATTCCAACAGGAACGTGGGGTCTCCGATACCTACAGTTTAACAAGCGTCCAGGCCGACGAAATCCTGCGGATGCGGTTGGGCCAGTTGGTGAACCTGGAGCAGGAAAAGCTGGGCGACGAGCACGCTCAATTGCTGATCGAAATCTCCGGCTACCTTGAGATTTTGGCCGATCAGCAGTTGATCTTCGACATGATCAAAGAGGATATGCAGGAGATCATGCGTCGCTTTGGCGATGCCCGCCGCACCGAGATCAGCGGCGAAGAGCTGGGCAACATCGACCTGGAGGACCTGATCCGCGAAGAGACGATGGTCGTCACGATCACCCACCGCGGCTACATCAAACGTGTCGCGTCGAGCACCTACCGAGCGCAGCGGCGTGGCGGCAAGGGACTCAAGGGAGCGGCGACCGAAGAAGAGGATCCGATCGAACACCTGTTCGTCGCCAGCACGCACGCCTACCTGCTGTTCTTGACGACGAAGGGCAAGGTTTACTGGCAGAAGGTTTACGATCTGCCAAACCTCAGTCGCGAGAGCCGTGGACGCGCGATCGTCAATTTGTTGCAGTTGGCGGAAGACGAAAAGATCGCCGCCTGTTTGCCGGTACGCGATTTCAATCTTCCTGGCCACTTTGTTTTGATGGCGACTCAGGGCGGCTTGGTGAAGAAGACGCCTTTGGAAAACTACAGTCGTCCCAAGCGAGGCGGGATCATCGCGATCAAGCTGCGTGAAGGAGATGAGCTTGTCAAAGCGGTGATCATCAAGCCCGAAGACGAAGTCGTGCTATCGACGGCCAAGGGAATGGCGATCCGGTTCTCCGAATCGGACGCGCGACCGATGGGCCGTAATACGTCGGGCGTGAAGGGGATCAGCCTGGGCAAAGACGATCATCTGGTCGGCTTGGTCGTTGCCGATCCAAACGCCACGCTGCTGACGATTTGCGAACGTGGGTACGGAAAGCGAACGCCCTTTGGCCCCAACGGAGATACCGATCCGGCGGAAGACGAAACGTCGTCGTCGGCGAAATATCGCGTCCAGAATCGTGGCGGAAAAGGCGTTCGCGACATCAAGACCACCGACCGCAATGGCCAGGTGATCGGCAGCTTGCGTGTCGATGGCGATGAAGAGATTCTGATGATGACCGCGCGAGGAAAGATCCAGCGCGTGGCCGCTGAAGAGATCAACGTGATCGGCCGGAATACCCAAGGGGTGCGGATCATGAACCTTGGCGACGGCGATTCGTTAGCCGCGATCGTGCGTGTGCCTAAAGAAGAGGTTTCCGAAGAGGAAGAGGCGGCCGCAGCCGCGCCGGTCACGCCCGTCGATGTTTCGCAAGCATCCGCCGTAGAAGGCGATGACCTTGCCGATTCGGACGATGTTGAACAGGACGCTTCCGAAGGTGATGAAGCAGCGGACGACAACGCGTCGCCCGATAACGAAGATGCGGCGGAGTAA